The Hippoglossus hippoglossus isolate fHipHip1 chromosome 10, fHipHip1.pri, whole genome shotgun sequence DNA segment cctcagcagctgaagaagactTCCATATATGTTTGAAAGAACTGAGAAAAAGCTAGTAAAGTCCAGATTGCCTGTTGAGGTAGTCTGGTCCCACAGGGGCAACAGAATATTACAGGCTTAAAACTACTGCACATGTTACACAAATGCCAATACATGTATCGCATAGTGGATGAGTGCTAATAAAGTTTTAGATCTGAAAGTAGCTGTAGAGCAAACTGTACCTCATACAAAGGGAACACTCCACATCTGATGGGTCCAAGACCTCACAGCTCGATGAGCCAGTGACCGCCTCTGTATGGAGACATCCGCAGACAATACATAAGACACTGCTCATGTACATGTACATCCTGTACactgtttgtgtaaaatattgaaaaaactCACCAGATCTACATCTCTTGTGCTCGTCGTTCCTCTCTAGTCcttgctcctccacctcctgcttctcctctgagCTTCTTCGCTTTCGTTTTAAGAGGAAACTGTGAACGGGTGTGGGAGGAGTGGAGGTGAGTCTGGACTCTGAAGACAACAAGCTGGGACTAAGAGactgagggaaagaaaaggacgACAGAAGACAATTATGAAACCTCATGTCCCTTCAATATCTTGCTTGACTTTGACTGGGCTGACGAACAGAGGGGAGGGCATCTCTTACCTGGAAGGGAGCACTGAAGCTGCTCTTGATGTGTGCTCTGGAAGACCCTATGCAGGAGTAGTCGGCGATGTGTTCAGGGACCTGGTCTGTGACTGGAGCCAGGAGATGACtcaggagctgagaggagacgGCAAACAAGGATGTGCatttatgattatgattatgcaACTATTCCCTGTGCAAtgtatcatgttttatttacagagaaaaatCACTTATAGTTATAGTGAGACTGGGGCGCAATGTTTATTATAAACTAATTTGCCACTCAATCTTTCCCCTTCAGTAAAGTATTATTCCTTTTTTAAAGGTGCAGAGTATATAATATCTGACCAGTGTGCAGGCTGTCTCTTATACAATGTACATGAATGTATACAGATGTACAACATCCTATAATGTGTCTAAATATGACATGCAGTAAAACCATTGATTTTACTTAAATTATTCTTGTGTTAAATATGCTGTATTGTAAGGTGTCCGTGGCTGTTTAGAAATGCACcataaatgattattttattatgacttttatctattcatttatttatttttgtaatggaaGACATATGGACCTCTTACTGCCCACCCTGTACTACACTAATGTGGGATTTACCTTGTGAGCCTCAATCTTTGCCAGTCTGCAGTCAGGCTCTATGGACAAACACTCCAGGTACTCTCTCAGAGCTTCCTCCACCCGACCCAGCGACGCCAGGGCCTGGGCCTTACGGACATGACCCTGTGGGCAGATGGGAGATACATTACTTCACTAACAAGATGGGGAATGTTTTACTTATATCAGCCGCTTATCACAGATGTGTTAGTATGCTGGACAAATGGAGCCACAATTTGTTGTGCCGTACCTTGGACCAGCGAGGCTTGAGTCTGCAGGCCGTCTCAGCGTCTCTCAGAGCCGTTTCATAGTGATTCAGGCTAGAGTTGATCTGGGAGCGATTACTGAACAGTATGTGGTCCATGGgtgctgaggaggagatgaggaaaaaTTGGCCAGACAGTTAGTTACAGgtagttggttggtttgtgttaGATTCGCACAATCAATTAATGTATTGGatattttttcaattaatcCATTTATCATTTGTTTAAGTACAAAACTTTAGGCAGTGTAAAAAAGAATCCATCGCAATTTGCCAGTGACCAAGGCAACTAATTGTTTTGGAAACCTTTATTGAGCACACGTGTGTAATCCCAGTGAACTGAGTAGATCTAATAAAAAATGACCAATCCCTCAAAACTTTGTTTCATGTggttaaatgataaaatgtgaGGGGATAATTCAGATTTCATGCCCAACAAGATACTCAAGGTTTTTACTACaaagaaaatgactgaaaccttCATTCATTAGGTGAGAAAATAATTGGAGTAATTGataaatcatttcatatttttaagcAGAAATAAAGTGAATGTCTCTAAGTGTTAGACTGAATTTTATTCACCAAAAAATTAATCAGTTAATCGTatctaaacaaataaacagtaaattaatAGATAAGGAAAATAATTGTTCGGTGCAGGACTTGAGATTGAAGAACAGAATACGAAAAGTTTCagcaaaagattttttttcatcattattgaaattgaaaatatttaattcataaatgtataaaatgtaagagaacatttttaaatggaatatgtatataaatatatcaaatatatttatcCACAACTCAGATATATTGAATTAACAAAGATGTAAAATGGAGAAAACTGTGGTAGATTGTCATTTCTGTGAAGCTGGAAGTACTTCGGGTCAATAaatgaattattgttttgttctgtctttAAAAGCTTCCTTTGGGGGTGATATTAGCTTCAAGTTATACGAAAAAGAGGAATGTTTCTACTGGATCAGCTTCCACATTACAAAACGTGTtatgaaaaaaaactactgCCTTACAAAACCATGCAGCACTATCAAGGTCACCCACACAGCAGGTTTCATAACTATAGAAACTTATGCAAATGTCACAGTTTGCCCTATGGGGATCAGAAGCTGGCTTTTGTACAGACACAGGTAGTAAatcatttaatgaaataaaaacagaaatggaaaCTTAGGAggagagagattttttttacatgtaaagTATGGTTATGTCAACGCACAAACAGAATCTGGCAGAACACTAGTTGGACAGAAGTGTCACTGTTTAGCAGAGTACGCATTTTCAACAGGGTAGCTTTGTTATACATATACGTgcttgcacacatacacacacagatctctGCTAATTATTACTTACAACTCTTAAATTAACTTTTAAGACTAAGATAAGAGGTATTTCTGCCACTTAAACACTGAATATACACATCTGAGGGTGAGaacaaattatatataattatatataataacacatgcacgcacgcacgcacacacacacacagctcgcAAATTAATTTGTACAAAGTCTTTATTTACATAAGTAGGTATTCTGTGTTGTTACTTAATAACCAAAATATTGGCAACAGACAAGGTCAAAAGTGGCTCCAACCAAACTAAGACAGTTATGTCATTCTCTGTTAATTATTATCTATTAAAGCACCTTTGGTAAACATGCAGAATCCTTCTGAATAACATCCTCACAGCCGAACGTGGACACAGCCCAGGGTGATCATTATCTATCACTGTGGGAGCTACCactacacaacaacagcaaactgTTGGCCTCTGAGCAGgctccactgcagcagctgggAGATAAAtgcccccccactccccccgCTTCTGCTTACAAAGATGTTGGCTAGGTTGATAACTCCCTACGCAATTCAGACTGTGGCTTCTATTGTCTGTTCTGCCCAGGAAAACCGCGGTACACCTCTCAGACAATGCAGCTGTCAGTGAAAGGGGGAACTGTAAACTTACACAACCGGCCTGTACAGAGCCACCGAGCTGCACCAGCACAGAGTCGATTGAGATCAGGTCAAATATCTCGGCCCTGAAAGACCTGGGCCTGTGGCTGTGGAGACTGCAGTTGATCAGTCCACTAACAGTACTACACCCCGGCTGAACTCAACCCAGGGAAATGGAATGTAGTTCAGATCATTGCACCATCCACTCTTTATATTCTTCCATTTTATAAATCCCATATCCGTTATCCATTTTGTATAACTTTAGAGAAAATAGTTGAACCAACTTTGAAAATTACACTTACATTGTAACACACAAATTAAGTATTACGAATTAAATTCTAAAATGAAATTCTAATTAACAAGTTACATTTACACAATTGATAGCTTTgagttgaaaaaaacaactattttttTGGGTTAGTTTTTTCTCTTAAATTAGTAAAAGATTATCTATTCAGTGTGTGTTATGTGCCTGTTTCCTTTAAACTGTTACAGGTATTTTCcagtttgggatcaataaagtccaTCCGATCCATCCATCTCAAATTTAGATTCTAAATCAAACGCATCAATCAGAAAATAAACCGTCCTCTTGAACATGGATCCCGATCAATAATTGGCCAATAATATGAGTGAGAGCCTTAATCCCCGTCTGGAAGTTCATATGGGTCAATCTGCCTGAGACCAGAACCTCTGCAGCTATTCACACGCATGGAGCTGACCGGCAATAATACCCTTGATCCACATTCGCCTGAACCATGGTGTGACGTTACACAATGAGGGAGCTGAGGGGGGCAGGTTACGTGCTTACGCAATGTTTATTCCACTGGCCCAGCCTACATAACTAACCCCTGTTATCCAACACAGCGGCACGGCCGAGAGCAGCAGCCCGCACAGAGGCGGCGGGCCCCGGCTACTGCCCCCACACACAGCCGCTGTCACACGACATGTAACAGTCATGTAACAGTCATGTAACTCACCCACATGTTATAACAGTGTGTTGTTGACTCATGACAAGTCTCCACACGTGATTGTTGTGTCGCAGAAACATGGAAACAAAGTAGCACAGCTCATTTGGCAGCAGACAGGACCATCTTCACTCACTGTTAAATAACTTTGTTTGTCACTAACACAACATGGCTCTGTGTCCTACCTATCAGGATGGCTTGGTTGTATTTCTCCAGCGCCGCGTCCATCTTCTTGTCGGCGTACAGCCCGTTCCCCTCCCGCCTCAGCCGGCCGGCCTGCTGCAGGCTGGGGAGCCACTTGGCCAGCAGGCTGCTGAGCACCACGTTCACCCGGTAACTCTGGACGTCCGCCAGGGAGTTGTCCCTGCACTCCTTGCACACGACCGGCCGCTCCTTCTCCTTCGCCTCCCTCTCCAGACACTTCTTGCAGAAGCTGTGCCCGCACGGCAGAGTCACGGGCTCGAACAGAAAGCTCAGACATATCCGACAGGAGAAGTCCGCATGCCCGCAACCTGTAGCCCTGGCAGCAGCTACATGCCCCGGTGGTGCTGGCGgtgccgccgccgcctcctctcctcctctgctgctgcgcCGGCTGCCCCCCGCGTCCTGCCTCCGGATGCTACCCGACAGGTACGCTATGAGGTTGGCCAGCTGCGCAGGCTTCAGTCGCTCGGTCTCTGAGGCTTGCCGGTACACGTCGAGAGCTTCGGTGAATTTGCCCCCGAAAGCGAGCGCGTCACCCCGCTTCACCATCAGCTCCTGTCGGCTCCCTGGATCTCCGACACCCGCTAGCTGGCACTCGTAGATGTCCGCGGCCAGGTCGAAGTTTTTGGACTGGAAAGCCTCAGCTGCGAGCTGAAGCATGCTGTCGCTCTCTGTGCCCATACCCGGCAGGTGGTGTGCAGCCTATGCCCTCACCTGGGAAGCAGTGTCCCCGCTGCCATTCATGACTGTGTCCTCTGTCGGGAACCGGTGAGCACTCTGCGCGATTATGAGTCCTCCAGGAAGTGGCTCGCGGATATTCTCAATGGAGCAGCGCAGCAGAAAAAAACTCTTACGTAAAAGTTGTGTCATGTGACTCCGAGCAGCTGTTCTCATTGGGTGAGTTTAGAAAACTGTTACAAAACAATCTGTCATGTAACAGTTTCAGTGTCGGGGGCGGGGCCAGGAGTCTGTCTGACCCAGGGTCTGCATCCAGGACCCGGTGGGAGTGGGAGCCTGGGTGGGGGCCCCGGGCTGGAGGGACCCCACCGAGTAATGCCCTTAATCATACTCACTACCTTAATACTACATAATTCTACATTCTGGAGTATCAACCTGTCTGTGGTGGATCAATGactttctaaatcaggggccataaaggggccacaatttacacagaggggccaattatatgtccagcATTGGTGCACAACTCCCgattcagtaagatgcacatttaaatcattcCTTAAAGTCATTCctccattttaaaatgatttgttgttCACATTGTATACTTCATaatgattagaaaataaaaaatctgaataaattatCATATTCATtgtattgttagtaagtgactacTGAGAGGACAGGGGAACTGCAGAGGCCCATTAGATCTCAGCTGGGGCCACTGCCCCCCTGGCTTCgctcctggatccgcccctgtgACACGTCATGATGACTTTTTCAATAACTGTGACAATTTACATTAATATGTGGTTGTTGTACGATGTACAATCAATAATACGAAAAATTCCCATCATGTAGGATCATTTCAGTGACAGTGTTAGGGGTCATAATAATCAGAACAGTATAATATACGTAAGTGTTTATGCTTGTTGATGATGTATATGATCATTCAGCTGTTTTCTTCTTATGTGACGTCTTCCTAGCCCAGACTTGTTCATCTTTGCTAGGAAAGTATTATTCACTCATATGagttcaaatgtatttattgtttgtgtattGTTAATAATTTCTTGGATATGACTTGTGTACGACAATTACCCCAAAATCTGATCATTTTAAGCATCTGGTACGATACTTTAACACTTCCTATCTGATAATGCTGAAGGTCATATCATCATTCCTTCATCCCTGTTCCTAATTACAGAGGGAACACCTTCATTAACCTCTCAGCACTGTCTTTATTAAGATCACTGCTGCTCAAACAGTTGTAGCTGTAATTATAGGCACTTCCACAAACCTTCAACCCCCTCATCAGCCTGAGTGAAATGAGATTTAAGTGAGTTTTAAATTTTCTTAATGAGGCCTTGAAGCCATTGCAAAGATTGATTTacgtatttatttattttgtttggtaATTTGTTTTAAGTAATGTTTTTGCTGGGGTCAAGCTAAAAGAGATGTAAGCTTTGTTGTAAAACTGTCCATGGTGAGCTGTTCGAAAAGTATGTTGTACAATAATTGACCTGTGACTGCGGACTTACACAAGCACTCACTTCCTATTTCACCTCATTTACTTACACAAGACAAAATAGCAATTACATGATCTGCACATAGCTGCTTCCATCAAATTGAATTAATTCACATGCTCTTGGAAAACCGGAACTCATGTTAAGGCAGACAGCAGTTTGAGGATGATGTAAGTTTTGAGGACAGTTTACATGGGTTGCCACATGCAGCACTGTTAGAAAAGTTAGGGATTGAATGATTTAACCCTGGTctgggacagaaaaaaaaaaacagagtccTGCTCCGACACTATGTTCAAAAAACAATGTTGATTCAGATTGTATTGCAGTCAGAAAGAGCTCTCAAACAAGAAGACAACTGGAGTCGTCCAAAGTAAGTTGCAATACAGTTTATCCTATCAGACAGCAATCAAGATAAAACTGAACCTGTCTAGACAGAAATCAGTGAGAATGTCTTCTGTTATGCAATGGGGACTGTGCGGTATCTGCACCCAACTCTTTTAAAGTGTTATCAGATTGGTTCATCCTTTCTTGTGCAGCCTCCCATTTGAAATCGGATTGGTTTCTTTGGGTGTCAATATAATGTTATGTTGTAGAAACAAAGACTAAATGTAAGGTTACATTGATGGGATTGATTTGTACCTCAGAGACCCACCTCAGGGGCTTTCAGCATGACTCAGGGCTTCAACCAAGCCAATACTGCCTTTAAGTCACATAGCAGTCTACAGAGAAATGGACAGTTTCAGCACAACCATTATGTTTTAAGCACCTAGAGTAGGCCTGTGAGGCCTATTATACATTAACTGATAAGATAAATTATTATATAGTGATATATAACATATAAGGCAGTGAAAAATGACACAAAGTGAATAATAATGAGTTCTTAATGACATATAGTAAGGTAGTAAATACTCATAAGTAATTAATGGTATCAATGAAAATAGATCAATAATAAAGGATGTGAAGGTGTTATAATGCAAAAAATTAAAAGCTGCCATAACAATATGCTAAAATGAGGCTGTGAATTCACTTTGCCATTATTGAAGTTTATACATTTTAGAAACTAAATTGTACTGTATCCATCTTGTGTATTCACAGACTCCCTGTAAGGCTAAAATTAGAAGTAGGTTATGCTTAAGGGTCATAGTTTAATTACCAGTTAAGGTAGTTGCCCTACAAAGGCTTCTGACACTAGGCCGCATGGTATTATTAGCTCTACCTAAAGCCTATCAGTAGTATTTCCTCCAGTCTCTAAATAAGCAGGGTTTGCTGCGGGGGTTTGCAGTGTAAGGATAGTGAGTGAGGATTACAGGCTACTCTGTCGATCAGTGTCCATGTCAGTAGAAGCAGCAGCGGTGCTGGTAATATAGGTCGACCAGTCTAGCCTGTGAACTCAatcccacacacagacacacccacacgctGCTGGACATACAcactgctgcagacacagacagactgacacaggTATTATGCAAGCATATACACATagtgggcacacacacacacacacactgctggccagtcagtcacacgcacacacagacacacacactaatcagaGATCTTCTCACACTTTgatagtttgttgtgtttgaataTAGTTCAACAATGCAGTCTAGCCAGCTCACCTGGTGGATAGTAAATACTGGGTCAGGACCAGCAGCTCTGAGAGGTCACTTTACTTATAAAACTCTTCTTGGCTGAAAAGAAATGATGGAAAGATGGATACTCGTGATGGATCTCACCAGAGGTTTCACTTTTCACTGTGGAAATCTCATCTTTCAGGGCGTTCATTTAAGGAGGAATGCATAAACATACAGGACTTAAGGTTATAGGCTGGATCTTAAATCAGATATGAACTTGTGAACATCTGAATTTGTCATACTGCTTAAAGCCTGTATGATCATCATATGACATTTTTAGCATTTCATGGCAGGAACAGaactttttatgtttgttttcatgtggaaAATTAGATAAGCAACAAATTGTCAGTACCAACTGGAAACAAATGTTTGCCCAGTTATCACAACTAAATctagtttttaaaagtttacaAATTTACAGATTCCAAATTTTAAGTCACACACTAGAAATGTCTGGATTTTAAAGTACCTTTATTCCAGTGAATGACCACATTATGTActgttccttttttaaatcctacTTTTGCCTCTAAGGGGTTTGTTTGTCAACACAAAGTAATTCATTTTCTATAagaatttaacatttaacagaattcttcatttaaaaaaatgtaagacatttatttttcagat contains these protein-coding regions:
- the LOC117769804 gene encoding LON peptidase N-terminal domain and RING finger protein 3-like, whose product is MGTESDSMLQLAAEAFQSKNFDLAADIYECQLAGVGDPGSRQELMVKRGDALAFGGKFTEALDVYRQASETERLKPAQLANLIAYLSGSIRRQDAGGSRRSSRGGEEAAAAPPAPPGHVAAARATGCGHADFSCRICLSFLFEPVTLPCGHSFCKKCLEREAKEKERPVVCKECRDNSLADVQSYRVNVVLSSLLAKWLPSLQQAGRLRREGNGLYADKKMDAALEKYNQAILIAPMDHILFSNRSQINSSLNHYETALRDAETACRLKPRWSKGHVRKAQALASLGRVEEALREYLECLSIEPDCRLAKIEAHKLLSHLLAPVTDQVPEHIADYSCIGSSRAHIKSSFSAPFQSLSPSLLSSESRLTSTPPTPVHSFLLKRKRRSSEEKQEVEEQGLERNDEHKRCRSEAVTGSSSCEVLDPSDVECSLCMRLFYEPVTTPCGHTFCLQCLKRCLDHNPKCPLCKEELSEYLIQRQYSKTVLMENLISKYLPSELMERQKIHQEEMAELSNLNKNVPIFVCTMAFPTVPCPLHIFEPCYRLMIRRCIETGTNCFGMCLADNLKGFADYGCLLEIRDVKFFSDGRSVADTIGRRRFKVIQHSERDGYNTADIEYLEDVTVEGVAERELQSLHDAVYDQALVWVNSLKAEQKERIEGHFGPMPEKDPELQVGPNGPSWCWWLLAVLPLEGRAQLPFLALTSLKDRLSGIRKVLLFMAQSRHR